A window of the Brassica napus cultivar Da-Ae chromosome C5, Da-Ae, whole genome shotgun sequence genome harbors these coding sequences:
- the LOC106373112 gene encoding uncharacterized protein LOC106373112 — translation MLRKNGSGPFKWYQSGVEFYDNLSMMAKSNHNTRRTVNETAEGSASNVARNEACTEEAQNAAQNAANLNNAAAAGGAAGAAAAPVGLEAVLAILAQVLARLSAAAAPPVTPPVAEEVENVVPDGEEAHVVRNPSYLKVMDHMQKLGTKFFSGGSKPKEADQLIDRIGRNFKSICCPLAYKKDIAVHYLDGDAHLWWRGVAARIGAEHCTWANFKTEFRGTYFPPEAFDQLEGAFLRLEQGSMTVMEYEAEFNSLKKYAGREAESEISLVCKFMRGLKVDLRTRCKIRNYDTVAELVEKAAEQEAGISEEAKVFGTVAHVHPGRSACSICGKMHSGVCRAATGACHRCGSKDHMVRDCPEEDLRPKSQNKGDGERVCYNCGKTGHYKNQCPKDAQSAGKRPSDGPQPAAKRQAIMPQVYTIGNESMDPSTSRPITGTLVMGGVATHVLFDSGASHCFVQPEMIGIGEFQKEPEEEVRVVRAAGGQIMYTSGKIRNVSVMIGGVNMPADLVVCPVKSYDVILGMDWLSKYKAHLDCHRGRVQFEIGNGKLVYQGVRPTNGIGPDAELEGIPIVKEYDDVFESLTRLPSDRSDPFTIELEPGTKPISKAPYRMAPTEMTELKKQLDELMEKGFVCPSSSPWGAPVLFVKKKDGSFRLCIDYMGINRVTVKNKYPLLRIDELFDQLRGATCFSKIDLASRYHEIPIAEEDVRKTTFRSRYGHYEFVVMPFGLTNAPAAFMKMMNNVFRDYLDEFVMVFIDDILIYSKNQEEHKDHLRIVLDKLREHKLFAKLSKCSFWQREIGLLGHVVSDKGVSVDQEKIKAIAD, via the exons ATGTTACGAAAAAATGGGTCGGGTcctttcaagtggtatcagagtgGAGTCGAGTTCTACGACAATCTAAGTATG ATGGCAAAAAGTAACCATAACACAAGAAGGACTGTGAATGAGACCGCTGAGGGGTCTGCGAGCAACGTGGCCAGGAATGAAGCTTGTACGGAAGAGGCTCAGAATGCTGCTCAGAATGCAGCGAATTTGAACAATGCTGCAGCGGCTGGTGGTGCTGCTGGAGCTGCTGCTGCTCCGGTTGGATTGGAAGCCGTTTTGGCTATCTTGGCGCAAGTCTTGGCAAGATTGTCTGCTGCGGCGGCACCTCCAGTGACTCCACCTGTTGCGGAGGAAGTGGAGAACGTGGTGCCTGATGGAGAAGAGGCACACGTTGTTAGGAATCCATCTTACCTCAAGGTTATGGACCACATGCAGAAACTGGGAACAAAGTTCTTTTCCGGTGGTTCCAAACCAAAGGAAGCAGACCAATTGATTGACAGGATAGGGCGGAACTTTAAGTCGATCTGTTGTCCTCTTGCTTACAAGAAGGACATTGCTGTCCACTACTTGGACGGTGATGCGCACCTCTGGTGGCGAGGTGTAGCGGCTCGGATTGGTGCTGAGCATTGCACGTGGGCCAACTTTAAGACCGAATTCCGTGGGACGTATTTTCCGCCGGAAGCATTTGACCAGCTCGAGGGAGCTTTTCTCAGACTGGAACAGGGATCTATGACTGTTATGGAGTATGAAGCGGAATTCAACAGCCTCAAGAAGTATGCTGGGCGCGAGGCTGAGTCGGAAATCTCCTTGGTCTGCAAATTCATGCGCGGACTCAAGGTTGATCTCCGAACTCGTTGTAAGATCCGCAACTATGATACTGTGGCCGAACTGGTGGAAAAGGCCGCAGAACAGGAAGCTGGAATCAGTGAGGAAGCCAAGGTGTTTGGCACAGTGGCGCATGTCCATCCTG GTCGCAGTGCATGTTCGATTTGCGGGAAGATGCACTCTGGTGTCTGCCGTGCTGCTACGGGAGCTTGTCACCGTTGCGGAAGTAAAGATCACATGGTGCGTGATTGCCCTGAGGAAGATCTAAGGCCGAAGAGCCAGAACAAGGGTGATGGGGAACGTGTGTGCTACAACTGCGGCAAAACGGGACACTACAAGAATCAGTGTCCGAAGGACGCGCAATCTGCTGGGAAGCGTCCGAGTGATGGGCCTCAGCCGGCGGCAAAGAGGCAGGCCATCATGCCGCAGGTGTACACAATCGGTAATGAGTCAATGGACCCAAGCACGTCTCGTCCGATCACTG GGACCTTAGTCATGGGTGGAGTGGCAACCCATGTTCTgtttgattctggtgcatctcactGCTTTGTGCAACCCGAGATGATTGGAATTGGGGAATTTCAGAaagaaccagaagaagaagtaagagtGGTTCGGGCAGCTGGTGGTCAGATCATGTACACTTCAGGGAAAATCCGAAACGTCTCTGTGATGATCGGAGGAGTGAACATGCCAGCCGACTTGGTCGTTTGCCCAGTGAAATCATACGATGTGatccttggaatggattggCTGAGCAAATACAAGGCACATCTTGATTGTCATCGTGGCCGAGTTCAGTTTGAGATAGGCAATGGAAAGCTTGTCTATCAAGGGGTCAGACCGACCAATGGGA TCGGACCTGATGCTGAGTTGGAAGGGATTCCGATTGTAAAGGAGTATGATGACGTGTTCGAATCCTTGACAAGATTACCATCGGACCGTTCTGATCCTTTCACAATTGAGCTTGAGCCGGGCACAAAGCCAATCTCGAAAGCTccgtaccggatggctccgACTGAAATGACAGAACTTAAGAAACAGTTAGatgaactgatggagaaagggttTGTGTGCCCAAGCAGTTCACCTTGGGGCGCACCGGTTCTgttcgtgaagaagaaagatggtagcttcaggctATGCATTGATTACATGGGGATTAACAGAGTCacagtgaagaacaagtaccctctTCTAAGGATTGACGAGTTATTTGACCAACTCCGAGGTGCTACTTGtttctccaagattgatttaGCTTCGAGATACCATGAGATTCCGATTGCTGAAGAGGATGTTCGTAAGACAACCTTCAGATCGAGATACGgccactacgagtttgtggtcatgccctTCGGATTGACCAACGCCCCTGCAGCctttatgaagatgatgaataacGTTTTCAGAGACTACCTGGATGAATTCGTTATGGTCTTCATAGACGACATCTTGATCTACTCAAAGAATCAGGAAGAGCACAAGGACCATCTGAGAATAGTTTTGGATAAGCTGCGGGAACATAAGTTGTTCGCCAAGCTCAGCAAATGCAGCTTTTGGCAAAGAGAAATTGGTTTGTTGGGTCATGTGGTCTCGGACAAGGGAGTGTCCGTGGACcaagagaagatcaaggccattGCGGACTAG
- the LOC106453719 gene encoding uncharacterized protein LOC106453719, with product MASSSSNNFDAFDDEMDEKFDQIFYQHYEHLLGCHENRQEASRSKKKRAYIERQREQGHMQLWNDYFSEDATYPSHIFRRRFRMNKPLFMRIVERLSAEIPYFQQRRDATGRLGHSPLQKATTAIRMMAYGCPADAVDEYLRLGESTALLCLEHFVEGIIDLFGDEYLRSPTPEDL from the coding sequence ATggcgtcttcttcttcaaataaTTTCGATGCTTTCGATGATGAAATGGATGAAAAATTcgatcaaattttttatcaacacTACGAACATCTCCTCGGTTGTCATGAGAATCGCCAAGAAGCATCAAGGTCAAAGAAGAAACGAGCCTACATTGAAAGACAACGAGAACAAGGACACATGCAGTTATGGAACGATTATTTTAGTGAAGATGCAACATATCCTTCTCACATATTTCGACGCcggtttcgaatgaacaagcccTTGTTCATGCGTATTGTTGAACGACTCTCCGCTGAAATCCCATActttcaacaaagaagagatgctaCTGGAAGGTTGGGTCACTCTCCGTTACAAAAGGCAACGACAGCAATTCGTATGATGGCATATGGTTGCCCAGCTgatgcggtcgacgaatacctccgactTGGTGAGTCCACCGCACTTTTATGCTTGGAACATTTTGTTGAAGGAATCATAGATttatttggagatgagtatctaagaAGCCCGACTCCAGAAGATCTTTaa
- the LOC125587845 gene encoding uncharacterized protein LOC125587845 isoform X2 has translation MGGGDDVGSPVVVGALILDVHAKPSSTAPISGTTVPGQVLFTPGGVARNVAECIYKLGIRPFMIGALGIGGPGILRREDITTPIVSLVYDIHGEVSAGVARVDAVEKFLTPEWIQRFEPNISSAPVLVIDANLSTLALEASCKLAAEFNVPVWFEPVSVTKSRRIASIAMYVTVVSPNQHELIAMANTLCARNMFKTLKPEDNKLLPEDVFCALRPAILVLLESGIKVVIVTLGSNGALLCSKGNPNKALNINRKFSGEIFRRVQLICSPNRFSEPGLSHGSSLFAMHFPTVPAKVKKLTGAGDCLVGGTVASLSDGLDLFQSLAVGIASAKAAVESGDNVPPEFNLDLLTDDAELVYSGARMLLAHQSML, from the exons ATGGGAGGGGGAGATGATGTGGGTTCGCCAGTCGTAGTCGGTGCTCTGATTCTGGATGTTCACGCAAAGCCTTCTTCAACCGCACCAATCTCCGGAACCACCGTCCCAGGCCAG GTGTTGTTTACACCTGGTGGTGTAGCGAGAAATGTAGCTGAATGCATCTACAAGCTTGGAATAAGACCCTTCATGATTGGTGCTTTGGGGATCGGTGGCCCAG GAATCTTGAGACGTGAAGACATCACTACTCCCATTGTATCTCTTGTATATGACATTCACGGAGAAGTTTCTGCTGGCGTTGCCCGTGTGGATGCTGTT GAGAAGTTTCTGACACCTGAGTGGATCCAGCGGTTTGAACCAAACATAAGCTCCGCTCCTGTCCTTGTGATTGATGCAAATCTTAGCACTCTTGCTTTGGAAGCATCTTGCAAAT TGGCTGCAGAGTTCAATGTTCCTGTATGGTTTGAGCCCGTCTCAGTCACAAAGTCCCGGAGAATCGCCTCAATCGCCATGTAT GTAACTGTAGTATCACCAAACCAACACGAGCTCATAGCGATGGCCAACACTCTCTGCGCAAGGAACATGTTCAAAACCCTTAAACCAGAAGACAACAAGCTTTTACCAGAAGATGTATTCTGTGCGTTGAGGCCAGCTATTTTGGTTCTTCTTGAAAGTGGTATTAAAGTTGTTATTGTAACCCTTGGCTCCAATGGAGCTCTCTTGTGCTCAAAGGGCAACCCGAATAAGGCTCTCAACATAAACCGGAAGTTTAGTGGAGAGATTTTCAGAAGGGTACAACTTATATGTTCGCCGAACCGGTTTTCTGAACCGGGATTGAGTCACGGCTCGAGTCTTTTTGCAATGCATTTCCCAACCGTCCCAGCCAAAGTCAAGAAGCTTACTGGTGCAGGGGATTGCCTAGTAGGCGGTACGGTTGCGTCGCTGAGCGATGGTTTAGATCTGTTCCAGAGTTTAGCGGTTGGCATTGCTTCTGCTAAAGCTGCGGTTGAGTCAGGTGATAATGTGCCTCCTGAGTTCAACCTCGATCTTCTTACTG ATGATGCGGAGTTGGTTTACAGTGGCGCCAGGATGTTGTTGGCTCATCAGTCAATGCTGTGA
- the LOC125587187 gene encoding uncharacterized protein LOC125587187 — protein sequence MKKIERKLATVVVDNLMQSAIIKAVTDSIGIPKPSGVSFGEPSGVDIRKELPPIGINNPVQPNPNNNTPSELADSRINEVLVELNGLSDAHQATVQEKELLVPVNTSVDKVLNDTISVDSTPSDPTSEELEMDEMQIPYYLLDMPSFSLGLSQEDAPVAATEKITPLSYVSPAKEPIEEAPELRKSKSSRIMPDGLQDYKCDLKVTENLPLIPDLEVRFKLMEETVLNGPVVILRNGYGVTPGEICDIAHRSSSLPSWVMDTLIELVSRGQANAPNVGIYDTRLPAALMNHHSRFLNTALKDRVKLKFTDVPLEKAKKKLPERIYFQFNMDKQHWVGVCIDTKAYSLQVLDCNTSFHTDSLLKKELNPIANLIPYVLKSLGYLENNAGVKAFTVSRCKGIPQISSQTDAAVMTVLLIQAHICEGICGCKAITPHFLPDAAKQLAVKLHENITM from the exons ATGAAAAAAATTGAGAGGAAGCTCGCTACTGTTGTTGTTGACAATCTGATGCAGAGCGCAATAATCAAGGCGGTAACTGACTCTATTGGCATTCCAAAACCCAGCGGTGTCTCTTTTGGGGAGCCTAGTGGTGTTGATATAAGGAAGGAACTCCCCCCTATTGGAATAAATAACCCGGTTCAACCCAACCCCAACAACAACACTCCTTCTGAACTTGCTGACTCTCGTATCAACGAAGTGCTGGTGGAGTTGAACGGATTGTCTGATGCGCATCAAGCTACGGTGCAGGAGAAAGAATTGCTTGTACCCGTTAACACGAGCGTTGACAAG GTGCTCAATGACACTATATCCGTTGATTCGACACCGTCTGACCCCACATCAGAGGAACTGGAGATGGATGAG ATGCAAATACCTTATTATCTTCTCGATATGCCGTCTTTCTCACTCGGACTCTCGCAGGAGGATGCACCCGTAGCTGCCACAGAGAAAATTACCCCGCTAAGCTATGTCTCACCTGCTAAGGAACCGATTGAAGAGGCACCCGAGCTACGCAAGAGTAAAAGTTCGCGGATAATGCCCGATGGTCTTCAAGACTACAAGTGTGATCTGAAAGTAACAGAAAACCTCCCCTTGATCCCGGATCTTGAGGTTCGCTTCAAGCTCATGGAAGAAACTGTTCTTAATGGACC GGTCGTAATTTTACGTAACGGGTATGGTGTGACTCCTGGAGAGATCTGTGATATTGCCCACCGCTCCTCAAGCTTGCCTTCTTGG GTCATGGACACCCTGATTGAACTTGTTTCTCGGGGACAAGCTAATGCTCCCAATGTTGGTATCTACGACACCAGGCTTCCAGCAGCTCTAATGAACCACCACTCCCGCTTCCTCAATACGGCGTTGAAAGACCGTGTCAAACTTAAGTTCACTGACGTCCCGCTAGAGAAAGCCAAGAAGAAGTTGCCTGAGAGGATATATTTTCAATTCAACATGGACAAGCAACACTGGGTTGGTGTTTGCATCGACACCAAAGCATACAGTCTCCAAGTACTGGATTGCAACACCTCTTTTCATACAGACAGCTTGTTGAAGAAGGAGCTTAATCCCATTGCTAATCTAATCCCGTATGTCCTTAAATCCCTTGGTTACTTAGAAAATAATGCGGGCGTCAAGGCTTTTACGGTATCCAGATGCAAGGGAATCCCGCAAATCTCTAGTCAGACTGATGCAGCGGTCATGACTGTTTTGTTGATTCAAGCTCACATCTGTGAGGGTATCTGTGGCTGTAAGGCAATCACTCCTCATTTTCTTCCTGATGCCGCCAAGCAACTGGCTGTGAAACTACACGAGAATATCACCATGTAA
- the LOC106453715 gene encoding uncharacterized protein LOC106453715: protein MRKVIIIDGTHVKGKFVGCLLTASAHDGNYQIFPIAFGVVDSENNQAWSWFFNKLLAVVPDAEDLVFILDRHTAIYSGILRVYPMAKHCACLLHLQRNVQTIFKKRHLLYLLRKAARAYKMEDFYRHFNEIKVVDIIACADYLIRVGLEHLARSLFEGARYNIMTSNLAESLNAALSEAREYPIVPLLEYVRSMMMGWFATRREAAARNVGALTPKVAEILSKNFTDSTGYAVKVIINEEYKVVDGNGMYYRVDLERKTCS from the exons ATGAGGAAGGTGATAATAATTGATGGGACCCACGTGAAGGGAAAGTTTGTTGGGTGCTTGCTGACAGCAAGTGCACATGATGGGAACTACCAGATATTTCCCATCGCTTTTGGGGTAGTTGACAGCGAGAACAACCAGGCATGGTCATGGTTCTTCAACAAACTACTTGCGGTGGTTCCGGATGCTGAGGACCTAGTCTTCATCTTAGACAGGCACACCGCCATTTACTCGGGAATACTGAGG GTTTATCCGATGGCCAAGCATTGTGCTTGCTTGCTACATCTACAGAGAAACGTGCAGACAATCTTCAAGAAGAGACATTTGCTTTACCTGCTGAGAAAAGCAGCAAGAGCGTACAAGATGGAGGATTTCTACAGGCACTTCAACGAGATAAAGGTTGTTGACATCATCGCCTGTGCAGACTATCTGATCAGGGTAGGGCTTGAACACTTGGCGAGGTCGCTATTTGAGGGAGCTAGATACAACATAATGACAAGTAACCTGGCAGAGTCACTGAATGCAGCGCTATCTGAAGCAAGGGAGTATCCAATTGTGCCACTGCTGGAGTATGTCAGATCAATGATGATGGGATGGTTCGCTACAAGGCGGGAAGCAGCAGCAAGAAATGTGGGAGCGCTAACTCCGAAGGTAGCTGAAATTCTCTCAAAGAACTTCACAGATTCGACAGGATATGCGGTGAAAGTCATCATAAACGAAGAGTACAAGGTTGTGGATGGCAATGGAATGTATTACCGTGTCGACCTTGAGAGGAAGACTTGCTCGTGA
- the LOC106453718 gene encoding glutathione S-transferase T3-like encodes MDPFSLDCSFQNLLNNQHRNTSFSFVSAQIPSVELSASDEEVEAVSDRKERRKWSPTEDVVLISAWLNTSKDAVVGNEQKAMAFWKRIAAYFGASPKMAGMQKREGMHCKQRWAKINEGVCKFVGCYEAATKQRSSGQNEDDVLKMAHEIFFNDYKSKFTMEHAWLELRHDQKWCGTQTTKDKVQSKRRKLDDLSAQSSTSVAGDDEAMARPEGVKAAKARGKKGVSKPASLEEEGKEFKSIWEIKQRDFDLKDKLNKQKLLDSLIAKTEPLSELEIALKNKLITDMLAI; translated from the coding sequence ATGGATCCTTTTAGCCTAGATTGTAGctttcaaaatctcttaaacaACCAACACCGAAACACCTCCTTCTCCTTTGTGTCTGCTCAAATCCCTAGTGTAGAACTATCTGCCTCGGATGAAGAGGTTGAGGCTGTGTCTGACCGCAAAGAGAGGCGCAAATGGTCTCCAACAGAGGATGTTGTGCTGATAAGCGCATGGCTGAACACCTCCAAAGATGCAGTGGTCGGGAATGAGCAGAAAGCAATGGCCTTTTGGAAACGCATTGCTGCATACTTTGGTGCGAGTCCTAAGATGGCTGGTATGcagaagagagagggaatgcaCTGTAAACAGAGGTGGGCCAAGATTAACGAGGGGGTATGTAAGTTCGTTGGATGTTATGAAGCGGCAACAAAACAGAGATCGAGTGGACAGAACGAGGATGACGTTTTGAAGATGGCTCACGAGATTTTCTTCAATGATTACAAGTCCAAGTTCACCATGGAGCACGCATGGTTGGAGCTTCGCCATGACCAGAAGTGGTGTGGAACACAAACTACAAAAGATAAAGTTCAATCCAAGAGGAGGAAGTTAGACGATCTATCGGCTCAGTCATCAACTTCTGTTGCAGGAGATGATGAAGCAATGGCTCGGCCAGAAGGTGTTAAAGCTGCAAAGGCTAGAGGAAAAAAAGGTGTGAGTAAGCCAGCGTCTCTGGAAGAAGAAGGAAAGGAGTTCAAGAGTATCTGGGAGATTAAACAGAGAGACTTTGATTTGAAAGATAAGCTTAACAAGCAGAAATTGCTTGATAGTCTAATTGCCAAGACTGAGCCACTTTCGGAACTAGAAATAGCTTTGAAAAATAAGCTTATAACCGACATGTTGGCAATCTAG
- the LOC106453716 gene encoding uncharacterized protein LOC106453716 — MDPIVLPPRMFAASEEPLGERSNSYHKIKKTEMIIDALEPEELEFLRNSTFGKILAIDENPPFSGTFGQYIIVRLLKVNKKYEIWILFAGTPGRMSLWEFAIVTGLNCDKKKKKKNPLNEKLYWNELFGSLNSCTVDTVIDMLKKMIVKDRDTRIKFACLAITSSVLFPSSHTPRILPEHVEMIRDLNEFLAYPWGRASYLTLITSIISNDEIALSQIDGETPDEVAAPVEANVSRADKPLHANKYCLIPGHAKTIDTECQLPVMSLIEEPYEEWSTGADFDMVDETDDLAVDQMVGLIEEGFKFRMEMFKGGLTGNDLSRMRLVKKPKEKEPRDKFDKENVVEMTDVESSDREAIVQLFASQISDKLSSSSRDICQEISLFEIRLEKAIHARGGRSD; from the exons ATGGATCCAATCGTTCTACCACCGAGAATGTTCGCCGCCAGCGAGGAACCATTGGGCGAGCGTAGCAACTCTTACCACAAAATCAAGAAGACGGAGATGATTATTGACGCTCTCGAACCAGAGGAGTTAGAGTTCTTGCGAAACTCCACCTTCGGGAAGATCCTTGCCATTGACGAGAATCCTCCATTCTCTGGTACGTTTGGTCAGTACATTATTGTGAGGCTCTTGAAAGTTAACAAAAAGTACGAGATCTGGATCTTGTTTGCCGGAACCCCTGGTAGGATGTCTCTGTGGGAGTTTGCGATAGTGACTGGTCTGAATTgtgataagaagaagaagaagaaaaacccaCTCAACGAGAAGCTCTATTGGAACGAGCTTTTTGGTTCTCTGAATTCTTGTACCGTCGACACTGTTATTGATATGCTGAAGAAAATGATTGTCAAAGACAGAGACACTAGGATTAAATTCGCATGCCTTGCCATCACGTCTTCAGTCTTGTTTCCCTCCTCGCATACTCCTCGTATATTACCGGAGCATGTTGAAATGATCAGAGACCTCAATGAATTTCTTGCATACCCATGGGGCAGAGCTTCATATCTGACGCTCATCACATCTATTATATCGAATGATGAGATAGCTCTATCTCAGAT CGATGGCGAGACGCCTGACGAAGTGGCGGCTCCTGTTGAAGCTAATGTCTCGAGGGCTGATAAACCACTACATGCTAACAAGTACTGTCTAATTCCCGGGCATGCAAAAACCATTGATACCGAATGTCAG CTCCCCGTGATGTCCCTTATTGAAGAACCGTACGAAGAATGGTCCACTGGTGCAGATTTTGATATGGTTGATGAAACGGATGACTTGGCTGTTGATCAGATGGTTGGCTTGATCGAAGAGGGATTTAAGTTCCGCATGGAGATGTTCAAAGGTGGGCTGACCGGGAATGATCTTTCACGCATGAGGTTGGTGAAGAAACCAAAAGAGAAAGAGCCGAGAGACAAGTTTGACAAGGAAAACGTTGTGGAGATGACAGATGTAGAGTCTTCCGACCGAGAAGCAATCGTTCAGCTGTTTGCCTCGCAGATTTCTGACAAGTTAAGTTCATCATCCCGCGACATTTGCCAGGAGATTAGCTTATTTGAGATTCGTTTAGAGAAGGCTATCCAcgctaggggtgggcgttcgg attga
- the LOC125587845 gene encoding uncharacterized protein LOC125587845 isoform X1, whose product MGGGDDVGSPVVVGALILDVHAKPSSTAPISGTTVPGQVLFTPGGVARNVAECIYKLGIRPFMIGALGIGGPANVLLKDWKLSTEGILRREDITTPIVSLVYDIHGEVSAGVARVDAVEKFLTPEWIQRFEPNISSAPVLVIDANLSTLALEASCKLAAEFNVPVWFEPVSVTKSRRIASIAMYVTVVSPNQHELIAMANTLCARNMFKTLKPEDNKLLPEDVFCALRPAILVLLESGIKVVIVTLGSNGALLCSKGNPNKALNINRKFSGEIFRRVQLICSPNRFSEPGLSHGSSLFAMHFPTVPAKVKKLTGAGDCLVGGTVASLSDGLDLFQSLAVGIASAKAAVESGDNVPPEFNLDLLTDDAELVYSGARMLLAHQSML is encoded by the exons ATGGGAGGGGGAGATGATGTGGGTTCGCCAGTCGTAGTCGGTGCTCTGATTCTGGATGTTCACGCAAAGCCTTCTTCAACCGCACCAATCTCCGGAACCACCGTCCCAGGCCAG GTGTTGTTTACACCTGGTGGTGTAGCGAGAAATGTAGCTGAATGCATCTACAAGCTTGGAATAAGACCCTTCATGATTGGTGCTTTGGGGATCGGTGGCCCAG CCAATGTATTATTGAAAGACTGGAAACTCTCTACTGAAG GAATCTTGAGACGTGAAGACATCACTACTCCCATTGTATCTCTTGTATATGACATTCACGGAGAAGTTTCTGCTGGCGTTGCCCGTGTGGATGCTGTT GAGAAGTTTCTGACACCTGAGTGGATCCAGCGGTTTGAACCAAACATAAGCTCCGCTCCTGTCCTTGTGATTGATGCAAATCTTAGCACTCTTGCTTTGGAAGCATCTTGCAAAT TGGCTGCAGAGTTCAATGTTCCTGTATGGTTTGAGCCCGTCTCAGTCACAAAGTCCCGGAGAATCGCCTCAATCGCCATGTAT GTAACTGTAGTATCACCAAACCAACACGAGCTCATAGCGATGGCCAACACTCTCTGCGCAAGGAACATGTTCAAAACCCTTAAACCAGAAGACAACAAGCTTTTACCAGAAGATGTATTCTGTGCGTTGAGGCCAGCTATTTTGGTTCTTCTTGAAAGTGGTATTAAAGTTGTTATTGTAACCCTTGGCTCCAATGGAGCTCTCTTGTGCTCAAAGGGCAACCCGAATAAGGCTCTCAACATAAACCGGAAGTTTAGTGGAGAGATTTTCAGAAGGGTACAACTTATATGTTCGCCGAACCGGTTTTCTGAACCGGGATTGAGTCACGGCTCGAGTCTTTTTGCAATGCATTTCCCAACCGTCCCAGCCAAAGTCAAGAAGCTTACTGGTGCAGGGGATTGCCTAGTAGGCGGTACGGTTGCGTCGCTGAGCGATGGTTTAGATCTGTTCCAGAGTTTAGCGGTTGGCATTGCTTCTGCTAAAGCTGCGGTTGAGTCAGGTGATAATGTGCCTCCTGAGTTCAACCTCGATCTTCTTACTG ATGATGCGGAGTTGGTTTACAGTGGCGCCAGGATGTTGTTGGCTCATCAGTCAATGCTGTGA